Proteins encoded in a region of the candidate division TA06 bacterium genome:
- a CDS encoding biopolymer transporter ExbD, translating into MELRKRARAEAVIPTASMADIAFLLIIFFMTTTIFATEAGLTMVLPEPGEEVKIKKQNILTVLVNKDGIIKISGEPVPLDDVQALIEQKLAENDSLVVSLKTARECRYGRMIQVFDKLKLAKAERISFAPAPKSKR; encoded by the coding sequence TTGGAACTGAGAAAGAGGGCAAGAGCGGAAGCGGTCATTCCGACTGCATCTATGGCTGACATAGCGTTCCTGCTGATAATCTTTTTCATGACAACAACCATATTCGCCACCGAAGCCGGCCTGACCATGGTCTTGCCTGAGCCCGGTGAAGAGGTGAAGATCAAGAAACAAAACATACTGACCGTGCTCGTCAACAAGGACGGCATCATCAAGATCAGCGGAGAGCCAGTCCCGCTTGACGATGTGCAGGCCTTGATAGAGCAGAAGCTTGCGGAGAATGACAGTCTGGTCGTATCACTCAAAACTGCCAGGGAGTGCAGGTACGGGAGAATGATTCAGGTTTTTGATAAGCTAAAACTGGCGAAGGCTGAGAGAATAAGTTTTGCTCCTGCCCCCAAGTCCAAAAGGTGA